A region of Candidatus Saganbacteria bacterium DNA encodes the following proteins:
- a CDS encoding ATP-binding protein: MQTRAKEDLLLSIIFSLLSLYLIGTISSQLMFNIGLYMSTLIILQRAMNGLFALCSVFIVVFACKVAGLKIRWSLPVTALFFAFLVALIITSPINLIYRFDITEPIVKFYGLTFTRYFWIVSWVFLGSVLLNKSRKPQQFQERKLLRLSGFSSLSVALGYSLYLVYIVSNNGIFLLSSWLITFFSFSGFLIGNIISPNDPIAEKPLDILKTRILFKLAMLFVLMIVIIVETTSIATISILRVSLSKAVVERDRQIALGISDRVEYYLKQGKKSDEVILQLQADVENISFSQRRIIGVVDSNGRLIAHSDPQRTALREDLSMLSPIMKVLSGKSGWETFFDESNGRMVGAFLPVYSTGWGILVTEPITQAYAETRRMETSSLIFVILGIIIAVIVGLISAKRIELPINAIIFGTEQIRKGNLKYQIVTDSIDEIGRLAKEFNSMTAELKESQDHLIASEKLAALGAMAAGMAHEIKNPLVALRTFTQLFPMKWEDKDFRDKFSAIVPAEIDKINKIAENLLKFGKPSKPEFKHTSINAVLEEVLDLLDNQFKKNNIRVATKMIQLPMINGDPGQLSQAFLNIVLNASQAMPNGGELTVKTDIGHVIQLGTLTKDSLAEVKKIADKASGSEVPVVFVEITDTGSGISEEKMKNMFDPFFTTKESGTGMGLPITLRIIEEHKGSIKVKSQVGKGTTFIIILPQA; encoded by the coding sequence GTGCAGACCCGTGCAAAAGAAGACCTGCTCCTGTCTATTATCTTCAGTTTATTAAGCCTTTATCTTATCGGGACCATAAGTTCCCAACTGATGTTCAATATCGGACTTTATATGTCGACCCTGATAATTCTGCAGAGAGCGATGAACGGCCTGTTTGCGCTATGTTCGGTTTTTATCGTAGTTTTTGCCTGCAAGGTGGCAGGCCTAAAGATCAGGTGGTCTTTGCCTGTGACGGCTCTTTTTTTCGCCTTTCTTGTCGCATTGATAATTACGTCTCCGATAAATCTGATATACAGGTTTGACATAACGGAACCGATAGTTAAATTTTACGGACTAACATTCACCCGTTATTTCTGGATAGTGTCATGGGTCTTTCTCGGCTCGGTTCTTTTGAATAAGTCCAGAAAACCGCAGCAATTTCAGGAAAGAAAGCTGTTGCGGTTATCAGGCTTTTCGTCTTTGTCCGTCGCTTTGGGGTACAGCCTCTATTTAGTGTATATTGTATCTAACAACGGCATTTTCTTATTGTCTTCGTGGCTGATAACCTTTTTTTCTTTTTCAGGGTTTTTGATAGGGAATATAATCTCTCCTAATGACCCCATCGCAGAAAAACCGCTGGATATATTAAAGACCAGGATACTTTTCAAGCTGGCCATGCTTTTTGTGCTTATGATCGTCATCATAGTAGAAACGACATCGATCGCCACGATAAGCATATTGAGGGTATCACTTTCAAAGGCGGTCGTGGAAAGGGACAGGCAGATAGCCTTGGGTATTTCCGACAGAGTGGAGTATTATCTGAAACAGGGCAAGAAATCGGACGAAGTGATCCTCCAGCTCCAGGCGGATGTTGAAAACATCAGTTTTTCACAGAGAAGGATAATAGGTGTCGTGGATTCAAACGGCAGGCTGATCGCGCATTCGGATCCACAGAGAACTGCTTTGAGGGAAGACCTCAGCATGCTTTCTCCCATAATGAAAGTCTTGTCGGGAAAGTCCGGTTGGGAGACGTTTTTTGACGAATCCAACGGCCGGATGGTAGGCGCATTCCTGCCGGTGTATTCAACGGGATGGGGGATCCTTGTGACAGAGCCGATAACACAGGCATACGCGGAGACCAGAAGGATGGAAACAAGCTCGCTTATATTCGTGATACTCGGCATAATAATCGCGGTGATAGTGGGACTGATATCTGCCAAGAGGATCGAACTTCCTATAAACGCCATCATTTTTGGCACGGAGCAGATCCGGAAAGGCAACCTGAAATATCAGATAGTGACCGACTCGATCGATGAAATAGGCCGGCTGGCGAAGGAATTCAACAGCATGACGGCGGAACTTAAGGAAAGCCAGGACCATCTTATAGCTTCAGAAAAACTTGCGGCCCTGGGAGCCATGGCGGCCGGTATGGCGCATGAAATAAAAAACCCGCTTGTCGCGCTCAGGACGTTTACCCAGCTTTTTCCGATGAAATGGGAGGACAAAGATTTCAGGGATAAATTTTCGGCTATTGTCCCTGCTGAAATTGACAAAATAAACAAGATAGCCGAAAACCTTTTGAAGTTCGGGAAACCCTCAAAACCCGAGTTCAAACACACCAGCATAAACGCAGTCCTTGAAGAAGTCCTTGATCTTTTGGATAACCAGTTCAAGAAGAACAATATCAGGGTGGCTACAAAAATGATACAGCTCCCTATGATAAACGGCGACCCCGGGCAGCTTTCCCAGGCATTTCTGAATATTGTCCTTAATGCTTCTCAGGCGATGCCAAACGGCGGTGAGCTTACGGTCAAGACCGATATAGGCCATGTAATCCAACTGGGAACGCTTACCAAGGACAGTTTAGCCGAAGTTAAAAAGATCGCGGATAAAGCTTCGGGCAGTGAAGTCCCTGTAGTATTTGTCGAGATCACTGATACGGGAAGCGGTATTTCCGAAGAAAAAATGAAGAACATGTTCGATCCGTTTTTTACTACAAAAGAAAGCGGTACCGGAATGGGGCTGCCTATTACTTTAAGGATAATCGAAGAGCACAAAGGTTCAATAAAAGTAAAAAGTCAGGTTGGGAAGGGTACGACTTTTATTATTATCCTGCCTCAAGCATAG
- a CDS encoding phosphodiester glycosidase family protein, whose product MAVFCRCTIAAENVGVLPGIVYSSFSKDFNGNKPVKIHVLSVDFKSPSIEVRAALARGAVGRLRPVSSIAYNNGAVAAVNGTFFDKTYPYLPVGLIVIDKKIVTKSLLNRSAIGVSKKNGVKFGIPKFVGYVTNLETGQKISVWGLNRPRKEDEVIIYTPEYGWNTGTNDSGSEVIVEDGMVVGISDGNSPIPRNGYVISFHGWTKNYTNALPPGAYIEINYKLSEGWENYEQVVTGGPRLLENGNNVALDSIASENFDSEVFGRKARTAVGLSGNNLIFVVVEGKQSRYLRRKRGVTYSELADTMKQLGCSDAIGLDGGGSSTMFVNDVVVNLPSSGYQQGVSNAIIVKYEDN is encoded by the coding sequence TTGGCGGTATTTTGCCGGTGTACTATCGCGGCGGAGAATGTCGGAGTCCTGCCCGGCATCGTCTATTCCAGTTTCAGTAAAGATTTCAATGGAAATAAACCGGTCAAAATACATGTCCTCAGTGTAGACTTTAAAAGTCCGAGCATCGAGGTCAGGGCTGCGCTGGCCCGCGGAGCGGTCGGAAGGCTCCGTCCCGTAAGCTCGATAGCGTACAATAATGGGGCGGTTGCGGCAGTCAACGGCACGTTTTTCGACAAGACTTATCCTTATCTTCCCGTAGGCCTGATCGTCATCGACAAAAAGATCGTCACAAAATCACTTTTAAACAGGTCCGCGATCGGCGTCTCGAAGAAAAACGGGGTAAAATTCGGCATCCCGAAGTTCGTCGGTTACGTGACAAATCTCGAAACAGGCCAAAAGATCTCTGTCTGGGGGCTGAACAGACCGAGAAAAGAGGACGAGGTGATAATCTACACTCCGGAATACGGCTGGAATACCGGGACCAATGACAGCGGTTCTGAAGTGATCGTGGAAGATGGAATGGTAGTCGGCATTTCCGACGGCAATTCTCCCATCCCAAGGAACGGTTACGTGATATCGTTCCACGGCTGGACAAAAAATTACACCAACGCGCTTCCCCCGGGAGCCTATATCGAGATAAATTATAAGCTTTCAGAGGGATGGGAGAATTATGAGCAGGTCGTTACAGGCGGGCCCCGCCTCCTGGAAAATGGGAATAATGTTGCGTTGGACAGCATCGCGTCCGAAAACTTTGACAGCGAGGTTTTCGGCAGGAAGGCGCGCACCGCTGTAGGACTTTCGGGTAATAATCTTATCTTTGTGGTTGTAGAAGGAAAGCAGTCCAGATACCTGAGAAGGAAACGGGGAGTCACTTACAGCGAACTCGCTGACACCATGAAACAGCTGGGCTGCAGCGATGCGATCGGTCTTGACGGCGGTGGCTCTTCGACAATGTTCGTTAATGATGTCGTGGTCAATCTTCCTTCGTCGGGCTATCAGCAGGGCGTAAGCAACGCCATCATCGTGAAATACGAAGATAACTGA
- the dapB gene encoding 4-hydroxy-tetrahydrodipicolinate reductase — protein MGKIKTLVNGACGKMGREIVKAVMNEPDLKLVGAVDIVNVGSDIGEIAGIGKINITVGSDLAKAIKDTGTAVVIDFTLPKTALMNSKTILENKAHAVIGTTGLSESDIKEIGSICKKNSVNALIAPNFAIGAVLMMKFSVEASKFLPKAEIIELHHDLKIDAPSGTALKTSEMMKKTSGRSVPIHSVRLPGLVAHQEVIFGGLGQTLTIRHDTVSRESFMPGVMLAVKKVAGLDGLVCGLENIL, from the coding sequence ATGGGCAAAATAAAAACCCTTGTTAACGGCGCCTGCGGCAAGATGGGCCGGGAGATCGTGAAAGCTGTGATGAACGAGCCCGACCTTAAACTTGTCGGGGCTGTTGACATCGTCAATGTAGGTTCTGATATAGGAGAGATAGCCGGGATCGGAAAAATAAATATCACGGTCGGCAGCGACCTTGCGAAGGCGATAAAAGATACGGGCACCGCGGTCGTCATTGATTTTACGCTCCCTAAAACTGCTCTTATGAACTCAAAAACCATATTGGAAAATAAGGCTCATGCGGTGATCGGCACAACGGGACTTTCTGAGTCGGACATAAAAGAAATTGGATCGATATGCAAAAAAAACTCTGTCAACGCGCTGATAGCCCCGAACTTTGCTATCGGAGCGGTACTCATGATGAAGTTCTCGGTCGAAGCTTCAAAATTCTTGCCTAAGGCGGAAATAATAGAGCTTCATCATGACCTGAAGATCGATGCGCCCTCCGGCACTGCTTTAAAGACTTCCGAGATGATGAAAAAAACCTCCGGCAGATCTGTTCCTATACACAGCGTAAGACTGCCCGGCCTTGTTGCCCACCAGGAAGTGATATTTGGCGGTCTTGGACAGACCCTCACGATCAGGCACGACACTGTCAGCAGGGAATCTTTCATGCCCGGAGTCATGCTTGCTGTAAAAAAAGTCGCGGGACTTGACGGGCTTGTCTGCGGGCTTGAAAATATCCTGTAA
- a CDS encoding ATP-dependent Clp protease ATP-binding subunit, with the protein MAMFERFTERAVRVIMSSQEEARRLLSVSVGTEHLLLGMIKEKEPIVLKTLEYFRLDIAQIKNKIEEMLKNENPTHSPEIPFSAQLKRNIELAWDEARQLGHSYVGVEHLLMGLLREGSGIAGKVLNDLGITYSGAKNRIIAFLGEETSFQRRGGRAATATPVLDSFSRDLTAFARENKLDPVVGRDKEIERVIQILSRRKKNNPVLTGEAGVGKTAIVEGLAQKIVSGDIPPTLMSKRLMTLDLGLLIAGTKYRGEFEERLKRIIEEVRKADNIILFIDELHTIIGAGAAEGAMDAANMLKPPLARGEMQCIGATTFDEYRKKIEGDPALERRFQSVKVDEPSVKGTIEILKGLRPKYEDFHKVTITDKALEYAAKLSAQYIIDRHLPDKAIDLIDEASAKVMLKYISSPPELVELNKEIENVRGEKENAARQQQFEKAAELRDKEERLLLEYQSMTQDKIPSDKAGRPTVDEESIAHVVSSWTGVPVTQLSEEETKRLLKMEEELKKHIVGQEEAIVSLSKSIRRSRAGLKNPHRPIGSFLFMGPSGVGKTELAKRLAEFMFNDIEAMVRVDMSEYLESHTVSRLVGSPPGYVGFGEGGQLTEPVRRRPHSVVLLDEIEKANQQVLNILLQVLDDGRLTDAQGREVDFRNTIVIMTSNIGAEHIRKESTFGFVTRDDASAGYDRMKEKILEEMKKDFKPEFLNRIDESIVFHPLSKEDLLQIVDIMMREVNQRIEDKGITVELNEKARQLLAEKGYDSKLGARPLRRVIENNIEEPLAEGLLSGEFTQNSIIKATVKEDKIIFSSKQAKKKAAKEKTASPQEELETAGK; encoded by the coding sequence ATGGCAATGTTCGAACGTTTTACGGAAAGGGCTGTCAGGGTCATAATGTCATCACAGGAAGAAGCAAGAAGACTGCTCTCGGTATCAGTAGGAACAGAGCACCTTTTGCTTGGGATGATAAAAGAAAAAGAACCCATCGTTTTGAAAACCCTCGAGTATTTTAGGCTTGATATAGCCCAAATAAAGAACAAGATAGAAGAAATGCTGAAAAATGAAAATCCAACCCATTCACCCGAGATACCGTTTTCTGCCCAACTTAAGCGAAATATTGAACTTGCCTGGGATGAGGCCCGCCAGCTTGGTCATTCTTATGTAGGAGTCGAGCATCTGCTTATGGGTCTTTTAAGAGAAGGCAGCGGCATAGCCGGAAAAGTCCTTAATGATCTCGGAATAACCTATTCCGGGGCAAAAAACAGGATAATAGCGTTCCTGGGAGAGGAGACCTCTTTCCAAAGAAGAGGGGGAAGGGCCGCAACTGCGACGCCAGTGCTTGACAGCTTCAGCCGCGATCTTACGGCTTTTGCCAGGGAGAACAAACTTGACCCTGTAGTGGGCCGGGACAAGGAAATAGAAAGGGTTATACAGATACTTTCAAGAAGAAAAAAGAACAACCCTGTCCTTACCGGAGAAGCCGGAGTGGGGAAGACCGCAATCGTCGAAGGACTTGCCCAAAAGATCGTTTCTGGCGATATACCGCCGACCTTGATGAGCAAACGGCTTATGACCCTTGACCTCGGTCTTTTGATAGCGGGCACAAAATACAGGGGTGAGTTCGAAGAAAGGCTGAAAAGGATAATAGAAGAAGTACGCAAAGCTGATAATATCATCCTCTTTATTGATGAACTGCACACGATAATCGGGGCCGGAGCCGCCGAAGGCGCTATGGATGCGGCCAATATGCTCAAACCCCCGCTGGCAAGGGGCGAGATGCAGTGTATAGGAGCGACCACTTTTGACGAATACAGGAAAAAGATCGAGGGAGATCCCGCCCTTGAGCGGAGGTTCCAGTCAGTAAAAGTAGATGAGCCCAGCGTGAAAGGCACGATAGAGATACTGAAAGGCTTAAGGCCCAAATACGAAGATTTTCATAAAGTGACAATAACCGATAAAGCGCTTGAATATGCCGCAAAGCTTTCCGCGCAATACATTATTGACCGGCATCTTCCCGATAAAGCGATAGACCTCATCGACGAGGCATCGGCAAAGGTCATGCTTAAATATATCAGTTCACCGCCGGAGCTCGTGGAGCTGAACAAAGAAATAGAGAATGTAAGAGGTGAAAAGGAAAATGCCGCCCGGCAGCAGCAGTTCGAAAAAGCCGCAGAGCTCAGGGACAAGGAGGAAAGGCTCCTTCTGGAATATCAATCAATGACACAGGACAAGATACCTTCCGATAAGGCTGGGCGTCCTACGGTCGATGAAGAATCGATAGCCCATGTCGTCTCTTCATGGACAGGGGTCCCGGTCACGCAATTGAGCGAGGAAGAGACAAAAAGGCTGCTTAAGATGGAAGAAGAGCTAAAAAAACATATTGTGGGACAGGAAGAAGCGATCGTTTCCCTGTCAAAATCCATCAGGCGTTCAAGGGCGGGACTAAAGAACCCTCACAGGCCTATAGGATCGTTCCTTTTTATGGGGCCTTCGGGTGTCGGCAAGACGGAGCTTGCAAAAAGGCTTGCGGAGTTCATGTTCAACGACATTGAAGCAATGGTGAGGGTCGACATGTCCGAATATCTCGAATCACATACTGTCTCCAGGCTTGTGGGGTCCCCTCCGGGTTATGTGGGATTCGGAGAAGGCGGTCAGCTGACAGAACCGGTCAGAAGAAGGCCGCATTCGGTCGTTCTTCTTGACGAGATCGAAAAAGCAAACCAGCAGGTCTTGAACATACTCCTTCAGGTCCTTGACGACGGAAGGCTCACGGATGCCCAGGGACGCGAAGTGGATTTCAGGAACACGATAGTGATCATGACATCTAATATCGGGGCGGAACATATAAGAAAAGAATCAACATTCGGGTTCGTGACGCGTGATGACGCGAGTGCCGGCTACGACAGGATGAAGGAAAAGATTCTTGAAGAAATGAAGAAAGATTTCAAGCCGGAGTTCCTGAACAGGATAGACGAGTCGATAGTGTTTCATCCGCTCTCAAAGGAAGACCTTCTGCAGATAGTTGACATCATGATGCGGGAGGTAAATCAAAGGATAGAAGACAAGGGCATCACCGTGGAACTGAACGAAAAGGCAAGGCAGCTTCTTGCCGAAAAGGGCTATGACTCTAAACTCGGGGCTCGGCCTCTGCGCAGGGTGATCGAAAATAATATCGAAGAACCTCTGGCAGAAGGATTGCTCAGCGGCGAGTTCACCCAAAACAGCATTATAAAAGCAACTGTCAAAGAAGACAAGATAATATTTTCATCAAAACAAGCCAAAAAAAAAGCCGCAAAGGAAAAAACAGCATCCCCTCAGGAAGAGCTTGAGACCGCCGGAAAATAA
- the radA gene encoding DNA repair protein RadA produces MSKFACQNCGAMSPSWVGKCSECGQWNTYVEEKTKAKNQKSKGKGHERQIISPVDIGSVRIEKENRFSSGIGEFDRVLGGGVLKGAAILVAGEPGIGKSTMMLQLSASLSKSGKVLYVSGEESSSQIKFRSERLSIKFGQLLLLTNTVLSEIEDQIDKLNPSVIIIDSIQTIESEEVESSAGSVSQVKECAARLVQTAKEKNIPVFIVGQVTKDGSVAGPRILEHMVDTVLYFEGEQNKNYRILRAVKNRFGSTNEIGIFEMTSKGLEEVLNPSKLLLDEGSAGSPGSAITVAMEGSRPLAVEIQALNSPSKMAVPRRVVTGLDYNRCSMIIGVLERKAGIRLSEQEIYMSVASGIYVDEPAADLPAACAIVSCVKNKAVDPKTVIIGEIGLTGEIRSVPHIEKRLQEAKKLGFTKAVFPKGNSTAIPGMKSVIVSNLKEAVSTLFE; encoded by the coding sequence ATGAGTAAATTTGCCTGCCAAAATTGCGGAGCGATGTCCCCTTCATGGGTCGGGAAATGCAGCGAGTGCGGGCAATGGAACACCTATGTCGAAGAAAAGACAAAAGCCAAAAACCAAAAGTCAAAAGGGAAAGGCCATGAAAGGCAGATCATATCGCCGGTAGATATAGGAAGCGTCAGGATAGAAAAAGAAAACAGGTTTTCAAGCGGGATAGGGGAGTTTGACAGAGTGCTCGGAGGCGGAGTTCTGAAAGGGGCTGCTATTCTCGTAGCCGGAGAACCGGGGATCGGGAAATCGACGATGATGCTTCAGCTTTCGGCCTCGCTCTCAAAAAGCGGGAAGGTCCTTTATGTCAGCGGCGAAGAATCTTCATCACAGATAAAGTTCAGATCGGAACGGCTTAGCATAAAATTTGGGCAACTTCTGTTACTCACGAACACCGTGCTTTCCGAGATCGAAGACCAGATAGATAAACTGAACCCAAGCGTTATTATCATTGATTCCATACAAACTATAGAGAGCGAGGAGGTCGAATCAAGCGCAGGCTCGGTCTCTCAGGTGAAAGAATGTGCTGCCAGGCTTGTCCAAACAGCGAAAGAGAAGAATATCCCGGTTTTCATCGTAGGCCAGGTGACAAAGGACGGATCCGTAGCGGGGCCCAGGATACTGGAGCATATGGTTGATACTGTCCTTTATTTTGAAGGAGAGCAGAACAAAAATTACAGGATACTGCGCGCGGTAAAGAACAGGTTTGGCTCTACTAACGAGATCGGCATCTTTGAAATGACATCAAAAGGTCTCGAGGAAGTATTGAACCCTTCGAAACTTCTTCTGGACGAAGGGTCAGCCGGCTCCCCCGGTTCCGCTATCACTGTCGCCATGGAAGGCAGCAGGCCATTAGCCGTGGAGATCCAGGCCTTGAACAGTCCTTCAAAAATGGCCGTTCCGAGAAGGGTTGTCACCGGTTTGGACTATAACAGATGTTCGATGATAATCGGTGTGCTTGAAAGAAAAGCAGGCATCAGACTGAGCGAACAGGAAATTTACATGAGCGTTGCTTCAGGTATATACGTGGACGAGCCGGCGGCGGATCTTCCAGCCGCGTGCGCGATTGTCTCGTGTGTAAAAAATAAGGCAGTGGACCCAAAGACGGTCATAATAGGGGAGATCGGTTTGACCGGTGAAATAAGATCAGTCCCTCACATAGAGAAAAGGCTGCAGGAAGCAAAAAAACTCGGATTTACAAAAGCCGTATTTCCAAAAGGCAACTCGACTGCAATTCCAGGGATGAAATCGGTCATAGTATCCAATTTGAAAGAAGCGGTAAGCACCTTGTTCGAATAG
- a CDS encoding AAA family ATPase, whose protein sequence is MRLKELTLRGFKTFADKTSLLIDSPPSITAIVGPNGCGKSNVVDALRFVLGEQSMKDLRGESLEDVIFAGSSGRKALSLAEVSIVIDNSDRRLKTDYSEIQIKRRVFRSGESEFYINKNLCRLKDIKELFMDTGIGNGAYSIVNQGQIDSILSSRPEDRRQVFEEAAAIGKYKFRKRAAERRLIGTEQNLLRINDLRGEIKDNLSSLETQAEKAREYLDLKERLMALEIGLGKKLLRSLEEKRNGFLARIDDLKKKTSGSEAVTLKEEDDRSKIRNKLKEIDALIDAARSEISRLRGSFEEAKGSINVGKERISQLTERISEIKKENEKIGTLLGAKLQKLDIKEKEIGSFLDRQKDPKFLLDEAKKTLDEVNKKTEDALRNWSSLKNPIHEKDIELSSKRHSLKEIALAVNFTEETISKDKAFLDNLRGLKEDIMSLEKEMEGLSGVSEDIKRSIISRKDAIFKKIDMEIGVLEKNISDKKAHLEMILIQREQEKDSLSRLESSSLEMSDMFRELEKKTADLNLEKEKAIAALAETRLNCSNFDDTSKQKRDEIESIRAETSAAESDIKDKGSEIISLSERLIAAQKEIDGCEAILPKFAGEEKVIEAKLQALLSEKAAKQAKLEALEEKIRSMTGEERVVRDELAKEEVGLAKIEGELNAIAMLMEQEYQLSCGQVLESELPEAPNASRAKEEIETLKSGIRAIGPVNLLAVEEFEASKERLSFIETQYNDLVSARGNLNSLIRDLDGEARQKFSAMISDVNRYFSEIFTSLFEGGEARIELAPGDVLEAGIDIMARPSGKKWLNISLMSGGEKALTAIAILFSLMKINPGPFCFMDEVDAALDEINTIRFGKLLKEFSSNMQAVVITHSKRTMASAGTLYGITMEEPGISKLVSMKLVKVAD, encoded by the coding sequence TTGCGTTTAAAAGAACTTACATTACGCGGGTTCAAGACTTTCGCAGATAAGACCTCGCTTTTGATCGATTCTCCGCCGTCAATCACTGCTATCGTCGGCCCCAACGGCTGCGGAAAATCAAATGTCGTCGACGCCCTGAGGTTCGTTCTCGGGGAACAGAGCATGAAGGATCTGAGGGGAGAAAGTCTTGAAGATGTGATCTTTGCAGGCAGCAGCGGCCGAAAGGCCCTTTCGCTTGCCGAGGTCTCTATCGTTATAGATAATTCCGACCGCCGCCTTAAGACTGATTACAGCGAGATCCAGATAAAAAGAAGGGTCTTCAGGTCCGGGGAAAGCGAATTCTATATAAACAAGAACCTTTGCCGCCTTAAGGATATAAAAGAGCTGTTTATGGATACCGGCATAGGTAACGGGGCATATTCCATCGTCAACCAGGGGCAGATCGATTCGATCCTGAGCTCAAGACCGGAGGACAGGCGCCAGGTATTCGAGGAAGCAGCGGCTATCGGCAAATACAAGTTCAGAAAAAGAGCGGCCGAGAGAAGGCTGATAGGCACCGAGCAGAACCTTCTGAGGATAAATGACCTCCGCGGGGAGATCAAAGACAACCTTTCATCCCTTGAGACCCAGGCAGAAAAAGCCAGAGAATATCTTGACTTGAAAGAAAGATTAATGGCCCTCGAGATCGGCCTCGGGAAAAAATTGCTGCGCTCGCTCGAAGAAAAAAGGAACGGTTTTCTTGCAAGGATCGATGATCTGAAAAAAAAGACCTCCGGAAGCGAAGCCGTCACGCTGAAAGAAGAAGACGACAGGTCGAAGATCAGGAATAAACTTAAAGAGATCGACGCTCTGATAGATGCTGCAAGGTCTGAAATCTCGCGGCTTAGGGGATCTTTTGAAGAAGCCAAAGGCAGTATCAATGTCGGGAAAGAAAGGATATCCCAGCTTACGGAAAGGATCTCCGAGATAAAAAAGGAAAATGAAAAGATCGGGACTCTCCTTGGAGCAAAACTCCAAAAGCTCGATATAAAAGAAAAAGAGATCGGATCGTTCCTTGACAGGCAGAAGGACCCTAAATTCCTTCTTGATGAGGCAAAAAAGACCCTTGACGAGGTCAATAAAAAGACAGAGGATGCTTTGCGCAACTGGAGCAGCCTGAAAAACCCTATCCACGAAAAGGACATTGAATTATCTTCAAAGAGACATTCGCTTAAGGAAATTGCCCTCGCCGTAAATTTCACCGAGGAAACAATCTCTAAGGATAAGGCATTCCTCGATAATCTGAGGGGACTTAAAGAGGATATTATGTCCCTGGAAAAGGAGATGGAAGGCCTTTCGGGGGTCTCCGAAGATATAAAGCGCAGCATAATTTCCAGGAAGGACGCGATATTCAAAAAGATCGACATGGAAATTGGCGTCCTCGAAAAGAACATCTCCGATAAAAAAGCACATCTGGAAATGATCCTGATACAGAGGGAACAAGAAAAAGATTCGCTTTCAAGGCTTGAGTCAAGCTCCCTGGAGATGAGCGATATGTTCAGGGAACTTGAGAAAAAGACCGCGGACCTTAATCTCGAGAAAGAAAAAGCCATTGCCGCGCTTGCCGAAACCAGGCTCAACTGCTCGAATTTTGACGATACATCAAAACAAAAAAGAGACGAGATCGAAAGCATCCGGGCTGAGACCTCAGCCGCGGAAAGCGATATCAAAGATAAAGGATCCGAGATCATATCTCTTTCAGAAAGACTGATAGCTGCGCAGAAAGAGATAGATGGCTGTGAAGCTATCCTGCCTAAGTTCGCCGGCGAAGAAAAGGTTATTGAGGCAAAGCTTCAGGCCCTTTTATCCGAAAAAGCGGCCAAGCAGGCCAAACTTGAGGCTCTTGAAGAAAAGATAAGGTCCATGACCGGCGAGGAAAGGGTGGTCCGCGACGAACTGGCAAAAGAAGAGGTCGGCCTCGCAAAGATCGAGGGTGAACTGAACGCCATAGCGATGCTCATGGAACAGGAATATCAATTGTCCTGCGGACAGGTGCTGGAAAGCGAACTGCCGGAAGCTCCCAATGCTTCAAGGGCAAAAGAAGAGATAGAGACACTGAAGAGCGGGATAAGGGCTATCGGCCCCGTGAACCTTCTTGCTGTAGAGGAATTCGAGGCGTCGAAAGAACGCCTTTCGTTCATAGAGACCCAGTACAACGATCTTGTGAGCGCAAGGGGTAACCTGAACAGCCTGATCAGGGACCTTGACGGCGAAGCAAGACAGAAATTCTCCGCTATGATCTCCGATGTCAACAGATATTTTTCCGAAATATTCACGTCGCTGTTCGAGGGAGGAGAAGCAAGGATAGAGCTTGCGCCCGGCGACGTGCTTGAAGCCGGGATAGATATCATGGCAAGGCCGTCGGGCAAGAAATGGCTTAATATCTCTCTTATGTCCGGTGGTGAAAAAGCCCTTACGGCTATAGCAATATTGTTCTCCCTTATGAAAATAAATCCCGGCCCTTTCTGCTTTATGGACGAAGTGGACGCCGCCCTGGACGAGATAAACACGATCCGTTTCGGCAAGCTCCTTAAAGAGTTCTCTTCAAACATGCAGGCGGTCGTCATCACACACAGCAAAAGGACCATGGCAAGCGCCGGCACGCTGTATGGCATTACAATGGAAGAGCCCGGGATATCAAAGCTCGTTTCTATGAAACTTGTCAAGGTGGCGGATTAA